The Rosa chinensis cultivar Old Blush chromosome 7, RchiOBHm-V2, whole genome shotgun sequence DNA segment CGTATGCCCTGCCTTCACATTTTGCTATTCCTAAGCGTTTCTGCATCTTGACAATAGTCATTCTCATCACCAATGTGTCACCAGCAACAACTGGTTTCCTGAACCGCACCTTGTCAGTTCCAACCAAAAAGAATCTCTCACAAGGACCTGCCAGTTCTGGTTGCAGCAGAATCAAGCCACCGAGCTGTGCCATCGCCTAGATCCAACAAGAAGCACCGATATATTTCAGTACGAATATATTCTTTTACGACGCACCACTTAATCCTATCAAATCCGCTCTATTCAGTATACATTCCTAGGAAAACCCAATATCGTCACATGAGAAAACAATAATCAACTCCATTGACATGATTTTCATCTCCTTAATTTAGACGATCATGTGGAACCAAACATTTTGATGTCTTGTTGAGAGTAACAATTTGGGCACAAAACTTCATGCATATAAGCTAAAGAAAAACATTTGCACAATCTACTTAGGAATCACTACTAAGGAAGCATAAACAATATAAAATTTTCTAGGGGATCAAAGCTGCCCTTCAAATTTTGTTAATGTACCAATGAAGGAATAGTACAAGGAAATGGAAGTTTTATCAATTTcatcaggaaaaaaaatcagCTGTTTTTGAGTCCATCATTGTTTGCACACATCAAAGTAATAGTAACATGATAAATAATACCTAGCTAGAGGATCCCTTAAGGCCTAGCCGTAGGTGCGTTTTGGTGAAGGGGTGGGGTTAAAGGGTGACAGCTAACTAGGTCATGAAAGCGGTCAGGGAAAAAGCTTAATACCTCAATCACTAGAACACCAGGAACAATTGGCTTGCCAGGGAAATGCCCATTAAAGAAATTCTCATTAATCGTAATGTTCTTGATTCCTACAGCTGAAAATCCTCCACGAGTATATTCAACCACTCTATCCACCaacagaaatggaaacctaGACACAAACAAAACCTAATTAAAATCTGCAGATAATTTGGATTCCTTTCCATTTGATTCTATTATCAATCGTTTCAGAAATTACCAGCACCACAACACAGCGAAAACACCAGCACAAATGGTGACTCAGCACCACAACACAGCGAAATTACCAGCACAAATGGtgtagatagatagatagaaaaATAGATAAAAGTGACTCACCGGTGAGGCAAACTTTCACGAATTTCATGGATATCCATCACAGTAGGAAATGCTTCATATCCTGCACAAAAGACA contains these protein-coding regions:
- the LOC112180576 gene encoding 3-hydroxyacyl-[acyl-carrier-protein] dehydratase FabZ; amino-acid sequence: MAMSFANPYSLVVHNSTTTSHLSRISLPKSLPIHLTAKRKSGAFTAYCSAADAAKDPIKDKDTPIELRYEAFPTVMDIHEIRESLPHRFPFLLVDRVVEYTRGGFSAVGIKNITINENFFNGHFPGKPIVPGVLVIEAMAQLGGLILLQPELAGPCERFFLVGTDKVRFRKPVVAGDTLVMRMTIVKMQKRLGIAKCEGRAYVGGELVCEADYLLYADKAAGY